From one Salmo salar chromosome ssa09, Ssal_v3.1, whole genome shotgun sequence genomic stretch:
- the LOC106610739 gene encoding gap junction alpha-4 protein, with product MGDWNLLGSILEEVHVHSTIVGKIWLTILFIFRMLVLGVAAEDVWDDEQSEFICNTDQPGCKTVCYDQAFPISLIRFWVLQVIFVSSPSLVYMGHALYRLRALEKERHRRRIQLKAELGETEALVEQHKRIEKELKRLEEQRKVKKAPLRGSLLRTYVIHILTRSVVEVGFIMGQYILYGIGLEPLYKCETMPCPNSVDCYVSRPTEKTVFMVFMIVIAGVSLFLNLLEISHLGIKKIKQTLKGDKYPADNDSLIYKPNKKAMIQQLCVMRKLSSHNGPLTQTIFKVIPEEDLNPMDPPPHYIPNHEVPRHNSVAPGQYLANCTGLQPHQYYQQQQQLQQRQPSQGMIQTLHLQGAQENHTTTMVDQHPPAYGGVFLNGDSGPRNLQGQPNHKDPNLHPQDHYQPSHMEVVPVPIATHRPSIMTTHRPSLALRDIDLEEDRRNSMGSDFLLPNPGRKQSFMTRMPSESMSTISDCSSNSLRTSDSELGDMGDMPMMPPPGRRMSMASRAKRQAASDLVV from the coding sequence ATGGGGGACTGGAACCTGCTGGGCAGCATCCTAGAGGAGGTGCACGTCCACTCCACCATCGTAGGAAAGATCTGGCTCACCATCCTCTTTATCTTTCGCATGCTGGTGCTGGGCGTAGCGGCCGAGGACGTGTGGGACGACGAGCAGAGCGAGTTCATCTGCAACACGGACCAGCCGGGCTGCAAGACCGTCTGTTACGACCAGGCCTTCCCCATCTCCCTCATCCGCTTCTGGGTCCTGCAGGTCATCTTCGTGTCCTCGCCCTCCCTCGTCTACATGGGCCACGCGCTCTACCGCCTGCGCGCCCTGGAGAAGGAGAGGCACCGGCGGAGGATCCAGCTAAAGGCAGAGCTGGGGGAGACGGAGGCGCTGGTGGAGCAACACAAGCGCATTGAGAAGGAGTTGAAGAGGCTGGAGGAGCAGAGGAAGGTGAAGAAGGCTCCACTGAGAGGGTCCCTGCTGCGGACGTACGTCATCCATATCCTAACGCGCTCCGTGGTGGAGGTGGGCTTCATCATGGGCCAGTATATCCTGTATGGCATCGGACTGGAGCCTCTATATAAATGCGAGACGATGCCTTGCCCCAACAGCGTGGACTGTTACGTGTCCAGGCCCACGGAGAAAACAGTGTTCATGGTGTTCATGATCGTCATTGCCGGGGTGTCTCTCTTCCTGAACCTCCTGGAGATATCCCACCTGGGCATCAAGAAAATCAAACAGACTCTGAAGGGAGACAAGTACCCAGCAGACAACGACAGTTTGATTTACAAGCCGAATAAGAAAGCGATGATACAGCAACTGTGTGTGATGAGGAAACTGTCTTCTCACAATGGGCCGCTGACTCAGACCATCTTCAAAGTCATTCCTGAAGAGGATCTGAACCCAATGGACCCACCTCCCCACTACATACCAAACCACGAGGTTCCCAGGCACAACAGCGTGGCTCCAGGCCAGTACCTGGCCAACTGCACTGGCCTCCAGCCCCATCAGTactaccagcagcagcagcagctccagcAACGTCAGCCCAGCCAAGGGATGATCCAGACCCTGCACCTCCAGGGAGCCCAAgagaaccacaccaccaccatggttGACCAGCACCCTCCAGCCTACGGAGGAGTTTTCTTGAATGGAGACAGTGGGCCCAGGAACCTGCAGGGTCAGCCGAACCATAAGGACCCCAATTTACACCCTCAAGACCACTACCAGCCCAGCCACATGGAAGTAGTACCTGTGCCTATTGCAACACACAGACCCAGCATCATGACAACACACAGACCAAGCTTGGCTCTGAGAGACATAGACCTGGAGGAAGATAGGAGGAACTCAATGGGCAGCGACTTCCTCTTGCCTAACCCAGGAAGGAAGCAAAGCTTCATGACACGTATGCCCTCTGAGAGCATGTCCACCATCAGTGACTGCAGCAGCAACTCTCTACGGACATCCGACTCTGAACTGGGCGACATGGGGGACATGCCCATGATGCCACCCCCTGGAAGGAGAATGTCAATGGCAAGTAGAGCCAAGAGACAGGCAGCCTCTGACCTAGTGGTTTAG